Proteins from a single region of Oreochromis niloticus isolate F11D_XX linkage group LG7, O_niloticus_UMD_NMBU, whole genome shotgun sequence:
- the nfil3 gene encoding nuclear factor interleukin-3-regulated protein, with protein sequence MLTVANSNNMQSIKQEVDSNQSYSGEDALCLAVALQGTNRDLLSHKISALPFKAKSACRRKREFIPEEKKDTLYWERRRKNNEAAKRSREKRRINDMVLENKLVALGEENASLKAELLSLKLKFGLVSSTAYAQEVQRLSSSATLNLHQMFIPPNASQGFTSKEKEPIHLRSSCISVIRHSPHMPKTFTATQGSFTVCRNAEVKQEPGENGSYRQERSSPYELYKPGIASPLSGVYTQSASFMQITRSSSNSPRSSDDGAVSKSSDGEDEQQVPKGLMPSVVDPRSIIVSTHKVPDGSSSALPHKLRIKSRTVQIKVEAIDPEYESSGKSSSPVSISEGECCQATKNTFGCTQASHCPLSVQVTNMQDWSQQSEQWHVSQTMTLQGGCTSNDESSSPVSNRTIVDVKDSSYAHLHAEDWYVKQSFGTLSPKALSSKREQVPGIDSTKSVADHYETLSKGSFSE encoded by the coding sequence ATGCTGACAGTAGCAAACAGTAATAATATGCAATCAATAAAGCAAGAAGTGGACTCCAATCAGTCCTACAGTGGAGAGGATGCCCTGTGCCTGGCTGTGGCTTTACAAGGGACCAACAGAGACCTCCTGAGCCACAAAATCTCTGCACTCCCTTTCAAGGCAAAATCTGCTTGTCGTAGGAAAAGGGAGTTTAtcccagaggaaaaaaaagacacccTGTACTGGGAGAGGCGTCGTAAAAACAACGAAGCAGCCAAGCGTTCAAGGGAGAAGCGACGCATAAATGATATGGTGCTAGAGAACAAATTGGTAGCCCTTGGCGAGGAAAATGCCTCCCTCAAGGCTGAGCTGCTGTCATTGAAGTTGAAGTTTGGATTGGTGAGCTCGACAGCATATGCCCAAGAAGTCCAACGGTTATCCAGCTCCGCCACTCTTAACCTCCACCAAATGTTTATTCCACCCAATGCTAGCCAAGGTTTTACCAGCAAAGAAAAGGAGCCTATTCACCTGCGCAGCAGCTGCATATCAGTCATCAGGCATTCACCTCATATGCCCAAGACATTTACCGCAACTCAGGGTAGCTTTACTGTCTGCAGGAATGCAGAGGTCAAGCAGGAACCGGGAGAGAATGGCAGCTATAGACAAGAGCGAAGTAGTCCCTATGAACTCTACAAACCTGGCATAGCCAGCCCTTTGTCTGGAGTGTACACTCAGTCTGCATCATTCATGCAGATCACTAGGTCATCTAGTAACTCACCCAGGAGCTCGGATGATGGTGCAGTTAGCAAATCATCTGATGGTGAGGATGAGCAGCAGGTCCCCAAAGGGTTGATGCCATCTGTAGTAGACCCAAGAAGCATCATTGTCTCCACACATAAAGTGCCAGATGGTAGTTCTTCAGCTTTACCCCATAAACTGCGGATTAAATCCAGAACCGTCCAAATCAAAGTGGAGGCAATCGACCCCGAATATGAGTCCTCTGGAAAGTCCTCTTCTCCTGTCAGTATTTCAGAGGGAGAATGCTGCCAGGCCACTAAAAACACTTTTGGATGCACACAGGCTTCTCACTGCCCTTTGTCAGTACAGGTCACCAACATGCAAGACTGGAGCCAGCAGTCTGAGCAATGGCATGTAAGCCAGACAATGACACTGCAGGGTGGGTGCACGAGCAATGACGAGTCCTCAAGCCCCGTGTCAAATAGAACCATTGTGGATGTAAAAGACTCTTCCTATGCACACTTGCATGCAGAAGACTGGTATGTAAAACAGAGCTTTGGCACCCTGTCTCCCAAAGCACTCTCTTCAAAAAGAGAACAGGTACCTGGAATAGATTCTACCAAAAGCGTCGCTGATCATTATGAGACATTATCAAAAGGAAGTTTCTCTGAATGA